The Desulfarculaceae bacterium genome window below encodes:
- a CDS encoding Glu/Leu/Phe/Val dehydrogenase: MSKPPALDAFAMARQQLEEAAAHMDLEPDLLERIRHTEREVTVHFPVMMDDGSLRMFAGYRVQHNDVRGPYKGGLRYHPGTELGEVRALAMWMTWKAAVVNIPFGGAKGGITCDTKKLSRGEVERMTRRFTYEIAPIIGPERDIPAPDVYTGPQEMAWIMDTYSMIAGQATPGVVTGKPLELGGSLGRFEATGRGVVITARQAARHLGRDLEGMTVAIQGSGNVGGVAARFFEQAGAKVVAMSDSKSGVYNPKGIESNKAIACKDQYACLLGRELASEDISNEELLQLEVDILAPCAMEGVLTAENAAKVKAKLVVEGANGPTTPEADAILEDKGVLVVPDILANAGGVTVSYFEWVQNLQNLLWSEEEIAQRLESILCRSMDEVLAISKDKKVSLRNAAMILGVNRVVAATRLRGVYP; this comes from the coding sequence CGCCTTCGCCATGGCCCGCCAGCAGCTGGAGGAGGCCGCGGCCCACATGGACCTGGAGCCGGACCTGCTGGAGCGCATCCGCCACACCGAGCGCGAGGTGACGGTGCACTTCCCGGTGATGATGGACGACGGCAGCCTGCGCATGTTCGCGGGCTACCGGGTGCAGCACAACGACGTGCGCGGCCCCTACAAGGGCGGCCTGCGCTATCACCCCGGCACCGAGCTGGGCGAGGTGCGCGCCCTGGCCATGTGGATGACCTGGAAGGCGGCGGTGGTGAACATCCCCTTCGGCGGGGCCAAGGGGGGCATCACCTGCGACACCAAGAAGCTGAGCCGGGGCGAGGTGGAGCGCATGACTCGGCGCTTCACCTACGAGATCGCGCCCATCATCGGGCCGGAGCGGGACATCCCCGCTCCGGACGTGTACACCGGGCCCCAGGAGATGGCCTGGATCATGGACACCTATTCCATGATCGCGGGCCAGGCCACCCCCGGGGTGGTGACCGGCAAGCCCCTGGAGCTGGGGGGCAGCCTGGGGCGCTTCGAGGCCACCGGCCGGGGGGTGGTGATCACCGCCCGCCAGGCGGCCAGGCACCTGGGCCGCGACCTGGAGGGCATGACCGTGGCCATCCAGGGTTCGGGCAACGTGGGCGGGGTGGCGGCGCGCTTTTTTGAGCAGGCCGGGGCCAAAGTGGTGGCCATGAGCGACTCCAAGAGCGGGGTCTACAACCCCAAGGGCATCGAGAGCAACAAGGCCATCGCCTGCAAGGACCAGTACGCCTGCCTCCTGGGCCGGGAGCTGGCCTCCGAGGACATCAGCAACGAGGAACTGTTGCAGCTGGAGGTGGACATCCTGGCCCCCTGCGCCATGGAGGGGGTGCTCACCGCCGAGAACGCGGCCAAGGTGAAGGCCAAGCTGGTGGTGGAGGGAGCCAACGGCCCCACCACGCCCGAGGCCGACGCTATCCTAGAAGACAAGGGCGTGTTGGTGGTGCCGGACATCCTGGCCAACGCGGGCGGGGTGACGGTGAGCTACTTCGAGTGGGTGCAGAACCTGCAAAACCTCCTGTGGAGCGAGGAGGAGATTGCCCAGCGCCTGGAGAGCATCCTCTGCCGCTCCATGGACGAGGTGCTGGCCATCAGCAAGGACAAGAAGGTGAGCCTGCGCAACGCGGCCATGATCCTGGGGGTTAACCGGGTGGTGGCGGCCACGCGCCTGCGCGGGGTCTATCCCTAG
- a CDS encoding ABC transporter permease gives MSHKRSKQNYEISLEGPEGPSRTLRLAGRLDIYATDDLLDQFNKILDTTGLKTLTVDMSGIAYLDTGGALALNYLETQAVKKGVELKMEGLSAQAQGMREIVHPEALKPQPPPPPRRPGGYITIIGQATVDLVADAKQVVAFVGELFIALGKVIRRPRTLRWSDVELYMEQVGVDGLPIVGLISFLMGLIMAFMSAIQLKNFGANIFVADLVALAMVRELGPIMTAVLVAGRSGSSFAAEIGTMIVREEVEALEVEGFHPISFLAVPRIVAAILMVPLLILFSDVTAIVGGLIIGVTYLDLTVYGYVQQTMGALAVSDILLGAFKGALFALLIAGIGCQRGFTTMGGAEAVGRVTTSAVVAGIFLIVVADSIFAVVQYYFL, from the coding sequence ATGTCGCATAAGCGGTCCAAACAAAACTACGAGATAAGCCTGGAGGGTCCCGAGGGCCCCAGCCGCACCCTGCGCCTGGCCGGCCGTCTGGACATCTACGCCACCGACGATCTCCTGGACCAGTTCAACAAAATCCTGGACACCACCGGGCTCAAGACCCTCACCGTGGATATGAGCGGCATCGCCTACCTGGACACCGGCGGGGCCCTGGCCCTGAACTACCTGGAGACCCAGGCGGTGAAAAAGGGGGTGGAGCTGAAGATGGAGGGCCTGAGCGCCCAGGCCCAGGGCATGCGCGAGATCGTGCACCCCGAGGCGCTCAAGCCCCAGCCGCCCCCGCCCCCCCGGCGGCCGGGCGGCTACATCACGATTATCGGCCAGGCCACCGTGGACCTGGTGGCCGACGCCAAGCAGGTCGTGGCCTTCGTGGGCGAGCTGTTCATCGCCCTGGGCAAGGTGATCCGCCGGCCCCGCACCCTGCGCTGGAGCGACGTGGAGCTCTACATGGAGCAGGTGGGCGTGGACGGCCTGCCCATCGTGGGGCTCATCAGCTTCCTCATGGGCCTGATCATGGCCTTCATGAGCGCCATCCAGCTCAAGAACTTCGGGGCCAACATCTTCGTGGCCGACCTGGTGGCCCTGGCCATGGTGCGCGAGCTGGGGCCCATCATGACCGCGGTCTTGGTGGCCGGCCGCTCGGGCAGCTCCTTCGCGGCCGAGATAGGCACCATGATCGTGCGCGAGGAGGTGGAGGCCCTGGAGGTGGAAGGCTTCCACCCCATCAGCTTTTTGGCGGTGCCGCGCATCGTGGCCGCCATATTGATGGTGCCCTTGCTCATCCTGTTTTCCGACGTCACCGCCATCGTGGGCGGGCTCATCATCGGGGTCACCTACCTGGACCTCACGGTCTACGGCTACGTGCAGCAGACCATGGGCGCCCTGGCGGTGAGCGACATACTATTGGGCGCTTTCAAGGGAGCCCTTTTCGCCCTTCTTATTGCCGGGATTGGCTGCCAGCGCGGCTTCACCACCATGGGCGGGGCCGAGGCCGTGGGCCGGGTGACCACCTCGGCGGTGGTGGCGGGCATCTTCCTCATTGTGGTGGCCGACAGCATCTTCGCCGTCGTGCAGTATTACTTCCTCTAG
- a CDS encoding cation:proton antiporter encodes MDTWIIAAACLFLLAFGLFSGRLEKTVITPPMAFVGFGLLISPFVAFEQGSIRLGGEMLKLLAEITLVLVLFTDASRIRFKSLRRQYNLPLRLLGIGLPLTVVTGFLAGWWLLPGLSLWEAAALAAILAPTDAALGQATIVNPTVPGRIRQTLNVESGLNDGLALPLVLITLSAASASQEASGGGYWLGFALRQVGLGTLAGVVVGWGGGRLIVGALEKKSMSHVFLGLAALGLAGLAYCGAELATGNGLIAAFVCGLTLGNTAPGAARYLREFAESEGQLLVLVTFLAFGAVMVEHSLPFFTWRSVAYAALSLTLVRMVPVWLCLSGTGLDPSSRLFVGWFGPRGLASILYALLMFDQFKIAGMSELFSLVIITVLVSVYAHGISAWPLAKAYGAYMSAKQGPPGRERPEEMVILDPIPVRLPYHEQAHRPPRPEDAGPDK; translated from the coding sequence TTGGACACCTGGATCATAGCCGCGGCCTGCCTTTTCCTGTTGGCTTTCGGCCTGTTCTCGGGCCGCCTGGAAAAGACCGTCATCACCCCCCCCATGGCCTTCGTGGGCTTCGGGCTCCTCATCAGCCCCTTCGTGGCCTTTGAGCAAGGCAGCATCCGCCTGGGCGGCGAGATGCTCAAGCTCTTGGCCGAGATCACCCTGGTGCTGGTGCTGTTCACCGACGCCAGCCGCATACGCTTCAAAAGCCTGCGCCGCCAGTACAACCTGCCGCTCAGGCTCTTGGGCATCGGCCTGCCGCTCACCGTGGTCACCGGCTTTTTGGCCGGGTGGTGGCTCTTGCCGGGCCTGAGCCTGTGGGAGGCCGCCGCCCTGGCCGCCATCCTGGCCCCCACCGACGCGGCCCTGGGCCAGGCCACCATCGTCAATCCCACCGTGCCCGGCCGCATCCGCCAGACCCTGAACGTGGAGAGCGGGCTCAACGACGGCCTGGCCCTGCCCCTGGTGCTGATCACCCTCTCGGCGGCCAGCGCCTCGCAGGAGGCCTCCGGCGGGGGCTATTGGCTCGGCTTCGCCCTCAGGCAAGTGGGCCTGGGCACCCTGGCCGGGGTGGTGGTGGGCTGGGGGGGCGGCAGGCTCATCGTGGGGGCCCTGGAAAAGAAATCCATGAGCCACGTGTTCCTGGGCCTGGCCGCCCTGGGCCTGGCCGGGCTGGCCTATTGCGGGGCCGAGCTGGCCACGGGCAACGGGCTCATCGCGGCCTTTGTCTGCGGCCTGACCCTGGGCAACACCGCGCCGGGGGCGGCGCGCTACTTGCGCGAGTTCGCCGAGTCGGAGGGGCAGCTATTGGTGCTGGTAACCTTCCTGGCCTTCGGGGCGGTGATGGTGGAGCACTCCCTGCCCTTCTTCACCTGGCGCTCGGTGGCCTACGCCGCGCTGAGCCTGACCCTGGTGCGCATGGTGCCGGTGTGGCTGTGCCTGAGCGGCACCGGGCTGGACCCCTCCAGCCGCTTGTTCGTGGGCTGGTTCGGCCCCCGGGGTCTGGCTTCGATCCTCTACGCCCTGTTGATGTTCGACCAGTTCAAGATCGCGGGCATGTCCGAGCTGTTCAGCCTGGTTATAATCACGGTATTGGTCAGCGTGTACGCCCACGGCATAAGCGCCTGGCCCCTGGCCAAGGCCTACGGGGCCTACATGAGCGCCAAGCAGGGCCCGCCGGGCCGGGAGCGTCCCGAGGAGATGGTGATCCTGGACCCCATCCCCGTGCGCCTGCCTTATCATGAGCAGGCCCACCGGCCGCCCCGGCCCGAGGACGCGGGGCCCGACAAATAG
- a CDS encoding ATP-binding cassette domain-containing protein, giving the protein MSPVVVKDLTLGYGREPVLKDVSLEVQPGEIVVIAGGSGCGKSTLLKGIIGLLEPIKGEVWLDGVEITQADEKTLNQVRRKIGVAFQGGALYGSMTLAENVDLVLADAVRLDKKTRGTLVRLKLALVDLEGYEGYLPSEISGGMQKRAGLARAMALDPTILFFDEPSAGLDPITSAELDELILKLNKAMGTAMVVVTHELNSIYTIAHRVVMLDKSEKGVIAVGSPTDLRDHSKDPRVSNFFHRKPRK; this is encoded by the coding sequence ATGAGCCCGGTGGTGGTCAAGGACCTCACCCTGGGCTACGGCCGCGAGCCGGTGCTCAAGGACGTGAGCCTGGAGGTGCAACCCGGCGAGATCGTGGTCATCGCCGGGGGCAGCGGCTGCGGCAAGTCCACCCTGCTCAAGGGCATCATCGGCCTCCTTGAGCCCATCAAGGGCGAGGTGTGGTTGGACGGGGTGGAGATCACCCAGGCCGACGAGAAGACGCTCAACCAGGTGCGGCGCAAAATCGGGGTGGCCTTCCAGGGCGGGGCCCTCTACGGCTCCATGACCCTGGCCGAGAACGTGGACCTGGTCCTGGCCGACGCGGTGCGCTTGGACAAAAAGACCCGCGGCACCCTGGTGCGCCTCAAGCTGGCCCTGGTGGACCTGGAAGGCTACGAGGGATATTTGCCCTCGGAGATATCCGGGGGCATGCAGAAACGGGCCGGCCTGGCCCGGGCCATGGCCCTGGACCCCACCATCCTGTTCTTCGACGAGCCCTCGGCGGGCCTGGACCCCATCACCAGCGCCGAGCTGGACGAGCTGATCCTCAAGCTCAACAAGGCCATGGGTACGGCCATGGTGGTGGTCACCCACGAGCTTAATTCAATTTACACCATCGCCCATCGGGTTGTTATGCTGGACAAAAGCGAGAAGGGGGTCATAGCGGTGGGCTCCCCCACGGACCTCCGGGACCACTCCAAAGATCCCCGGGTCTCCAATTTTTTCCACCGCAAGCCCCGGAAGTGA
- a CDS encoding GAF domain-containing protein, which translates to MLRNQRLITVPLNQQELSGRNRPLAVLLQLSNFLSTCTELEPLLEGALDLVLEQFGLKAGRVYLGEAGGEYFQMIIHRSLNPRGLEMVDANTGFTGKAARTRSFLAMRVADLDDEARTQMLSEKGFEQVICIPLITRDQVIGVMNLAAEEVIPLELATIDLSMVMANLVATATESVLQARELTDQARVLAEQKEAVQFFAYTACHDMKSPATGVHGLARMLAQRAGDKLDEKGRAIIGQIERAAQRIEDLASEVNAYIRAKEAPIKPEELELGEVLGGIAGELSSRAEALGVELVYPTGQIRLKADRAALTRALTNLVDNALKYGGPKLKKIEVTYQFEKGHHVFKVMDDGVGVPPDLAEKCFTLFKRAETSQGTEGTGLGLAIVRTIAYRHGGRAWLDTGRPRGACFCFSMAEEPPEEEAGC; encoded by the coding sequence TTGCTGCGCAACCAGCGCCTCATAACCGTCCCCCTGAACCAGCAGGAGCTATCGGGACGAAACCGCCCCTTGGCGGTGCTGTTGCAACTGTCCAACTTCCTCTCCACCTGCACCGAGCTGGAGCCCCTGTTGGAGGGGGCCCTGGATTTGGTTCTGGAGCAGTTCGGCCTCAAGGCCGGGCGGGTGTATCTGGGCGAAGCCGGAGGCGAATACTTCCAGATGATCATCCACCGGAGCCTGAACCCCCGGGGCCTGGAGATGGTTGACGCCAACACCGGCTTCACCGGCAAGGCGGCCCGCACCCGGAGCTTTTTGGCCATGCGGGTGGCGGATCTGGACGACGAGGCCCGCACCCAGATGCTCAGCGAGAAGGGCTTCGAGCAGGTCATCTGCATACCCCTGATCACCCGCGACCAGGTGATCGGGGTGATGAACCTGGCCGCCGAGGAGGTCATCCCCCTGGAGCTGGCCACCATCGATTTGTCCATGGTCATGGCCAACCTGGTGGCCACGGCCACCGAAAGCGTATTGCAGGCCAGGGAGCTGACCGACCAGGCCCGGGTGTTGGCCGAGCAGAAGGAGGCGGTGCAGTTTTTCGCCTACACCGCCTGCCACGACATGAAAAGCCCGGCCACCGGGGTGCACGGCCTGGCCCGGATGCTGGCCCAGCGGGCCGGGGACAAGCTGGACGAAAAGGGGCGGGCCATCATCGGCCAGATAGAGCGGGCCGCCCAACGCATCGAGGATTTGGCCTCGGAGGTCAACGCCTACATCCGCGCCAAGGAGGCGCCCATCAAGCCCGAGGAGCTGGAGCTGGGCGAGGTGCTGGGCGGCATCGCCGGGGAGCTCTCCTCCCGGGCCGAGGCCCTGGGGGTGGAGTTGGTGTATCCCACCGGCCAGATACGCCTAAAGGCCGACCGCGCCGCCCTGACCCGCGCCCTGACCAACCTGGTGGACAACGCCCTGAAGTACGGCGGCCCCAAGCTGAAAAAGATCGAGGTGACTTATCAGTTCGAAAAGGGGCACCACGTGTTCAAGGTGATGGACGACGGGGTGGGGGTGCCCCCGGACCTGGCCGAGAAGTGCTTCACCCTGTTCAAGCGGGCCGAGACCAGCCAGGGCACCGAGGGCACCGGCCTGGGCCTGGCCATCGTGCGCACCATCGCCTACCGCCACGGCGGCCGCGCCTGGCTGGACACCGGCCGCCCCCGGGGCGCCTGCTTCTGCTTCTCCATGGCCGAGGAGCCGCCCGAGGAAGAGGCCGGCTGCTAG
- a CDS encoding alpha/beta hydrolase, with protein MRAAALLLLLGVLMLGCDGFIEKQIFFPEKGHYASPGAFGLAAQDVSLTTSDGVRLHGWHIPAPGAKNLMLFCHGNAGNISHRLDNLARLHAAGVAVFIFDYRGYGLSQGSPSEKGMYLDAEAAWDWARAQARAQGGEVVIFGRSLGGVAAVYLASRHRPAGLILESTFTDLGAMAKTFFPLPGMGKLLGGRFDSLGRAPEVKCPVLMLHGDADDIVPYALGRKLFAALPSPKAFVTLKRAGHNDTYMVGGPAYFQLLAAFTNDPADALARPPAGGLPFDPPPRD; from the coding sequence ATGAGGGCTGCGGCGCTCCTGCTCTTGCTGGGGGTGCTCATGCTGGGTTGCGACGGCTTTATTGAAAAACAGATATTTTTCCCGGAAAAGGGCCACTACGCCTCGCCCGGGGCCTTCGGGCTGGCGGCTCAAGACGTTAGCCTGACCACCAGCGACGGGGTGCGCCTGCACGGCTGGCACATCCCCGCCCCGGGGGCCAAGAATCTCATGCTCTTTTGCCACGGCAACGCGGGCAACATCTCCCACCGTTTGGACAATCTGGCCCGGCTGCACGCCGCGGGCGTGGCGGTGTTCATCTTCGACTACCGGGGCTACGGCCTCAGCCAGGGCTCGCCCAGCGAAAAGGGCATGTACCTAGACGCCGAGGCGGCCTGGGACTGGGCCCGCGCCCAGGCCCGCGCCCAGGGCGGCGAGGTGGTGATCTTCGGCCGCTCCCTGGGGGGAGTGGCGGCGGTGTATCTGGCCTCGCGCCACCGCCCGGCCGGGCTGATCCTGGAGTCCACTTTCACCGACCTGGGGGCCATGGCCAAGACCTTTTTCCCCCTGCCCGGCATGGGCAAGCTCCTGGGCGGCCGCTTCGACAGCCTGGGCCGCGCCCCGGAGGTCAAATGCCCAGTGCTCATGCTGCACGGCGACGCGGACGACATCGTGCCCTACGCCCTGGGCCGAAAGCTCTTCGCCGCCCTGCCTAGCCCCAAGGCCTTCGTCACCCTCAAGCGCGCCGGGCACAACGACACCTATATGGTAGGCGGCCCGGCCTACTTCCAGCTTCTCGCCGCCTTCACGAACGACCCCGCCGACGCCCTGGCCCGCCCCCCGGCCGGCGGCCTGCCCTTCGACCCCCCGCCCCGCGACTAA
- a CDS encoding universal stress protein — protein MAQIKNILYPVDFTEHHAKVLPLVKEMVEKLGANLHTLHVVEDLSHYSNFFIPHPSLDKMEGEIKTGAQKKMEQFVQEHFADASNITADVVSGQPAAEIVKYAGEHDIDLIITATHGRKGLEHAIFGSVAENVVRNSPVPVLSINPYK, from the coding sequence ATGGCCCAGATCAAAAATATCCTGTACCCGGTCGATTTCACCGAGCATCACGCCAAGGTGCTGCCCTTGGTCAAGGAGATGGTGGAAAAGCTAGGCGCCAACCTGCATACCCTGCACGTGGTGGAAGACCTGAGCCACTATTCCAACTTCTTCATTCCCCATCCCTCCCTGGACAAGATGGAGGGCGAGATCAAGACCGGGGCCCAGAAGAAGATGGAGCAGTTCGTCCAGGAGCACTTCGCGGACGCCTCCAACATCACCGCCGACGTGGTCTCGGGCCAGCCCGCGGCCGAGATCGTCAAGTACGCCGGCGAGCACGACATCGACCTGATCATCACCGCCACCCACGGCCGCAAGGGCCTGGAGCACGCCATCTTCGGCAGCGTGGCCGAGAACGTGGTGCGCAACTCCCCGGTGCCGGTGCTCTCGATCAACCCCTACAAGTAA
- a CDS encoding membrane integrity-associated transporter subunit PqiC yields the protein MMTPIAKRARVLAGLLVAGIMLTLAACGGSPPPYVYRYVLNYPAPAPAPGPPIEAALKVERLGSLPLINNQKMLQVIGQREIAAMPEHKWQNYPADMVSSLLTRDLRSSGRLAAVFGPDSSQLPRFRLDGGVVQFVEQEEKGGAKAEIRLDLTLLDYRYHQVLKQVMFQKSYAASAPVKGKGGEALAAAMSRAMAEVSPKVCADVAQAVAARKALPDPDEAQKSK from the coding sequence GTGATGACCCCCATCGCCAAACGGGCCAGAGTGCTGGCCGGCCTCCTGGTGGCCGGGATTATGCTGACCCTCGCCGCCTGCGGGGGCAGCCCGCCGCCCTATGTCTACCGCTACGTGCTCAACTACCCCGCGCCCGCGCCCGCGCCCGGGCCGCCCATCGAGGCGGCGCTCAAGGTGGAGCGCCTGGGCTCCCTGCCCCTGATCAACAATCAGAAGATGCTCCAGGTCATCGGCCAGCGGGAGATCGCGGCCATGCCCGAGCACAAGTGGCAGAACTACCCGGCGGACATGGTCTCCAGCCTGCTCACCCGCGACCTCAGGTCTTCGGGCCGCCTCGCGGCGGTGTTTGGGCCCGATTCCAGCCAGCTGCCGCGCTTCCGCCTGGACGGCGGGGTGGTGCAGTTCGTGGAGCAGGAGGAAAAAGGCGGGGCCAAGGCCGAGATACGCCTGGACTTGACCCTGTTGGACTACCGCTACCACCAGGTGCTCAAGCAGGTGATGTTCCAGAAGAGCTACGCGGCCAGCGCGCCGGTGAAGGGCAAGGGCGGCGAGGCCCTGGCCGCGGCCATGAGCCGGGCCATGGCCGAGGTTTCGCCCAAGGTCTGCGCCGACGTGGCCCAGGCGGTGGCCGCCCGCAAGGCCTTGCCCGATCCCGACGAGGCCCAAAAGAGCAAGTGA
- a CDS encoding DUF1566 domain-containing protein, producing MIERDENRFKIVQGRVRDRTTGLEWSPSADPAGWPLFWDEAREFVAGLNQESYLGAADWRLPNRRELFSLMDYAQANPALPPGHPFGEVELAWYWSATPYAGNPAYAWYAHTEGGRMFYGDKGRSYYAWPVRGVSHTLAATGAPGEALTGRAWPAPRWEARGEAVRDRLTGLTWTREADLAPGAVSWFEAKAVIARLNTQGHAGQSGWRLPTIQELESLVDAGRAFPALAPDAPFTGVQAQYWSATSSGFDPAWAMALYLDKGGIGVGMKQDPHYAVWAVRGRSSP from the coding sequence ATGATCGAACGCGACGAAAACAGGTTCAAAATTGTACAGGGGCGGGTGCGCGACCGGACCACGGGCCTGGAGTGGAGCCCATCGGCCGATCCGGCGGGGTGGCCGCTGTTTTGGGACGAGGCCCGCGAGTTCGTGGCCGGACTGAACCAAGAGAGCTACCTGGGCGCGGCCGACTGGCGGCTGCCCAACCGCAGGGAGCTGTTTTCACTCATGGACTACGCCCAGGCCAACCCGGCCCTGCCGCCGGGGCACCCCTTTGGCGAGGTGGAGCTGGCCTGGTATTGGAGCGCCACGCCCTATGCGGGCAACCCGGCCTATGCCTGGTACGCGCACACCGAGGGCGGACGCATGTTTTACGGCGACAAGGGGCGGAGCTATTACGCCTGGCCGGTGCGCGGGGTCAGCCACACCCTGGCCGCCACCGGCGCGCCGGGAGAGGCCCTCACCGGCCGGGCCTGGCCCGCGCCCCGCTGGGAGGCGCGCGGCGAGGCGGTGCGCGACCGGCTCACCGGGCTCACCTGGACTCGGGAGGCGGACCTGGCCCCGGGGGCGGTGAGCTGGTTCGAGGCAAAGGCGGTGATCGCGCGGCTCAACACCCAAGGCCACGCCGGGCAAAGCGGCTGGCGGCTGCCCACCATCCAGGAGCTGGAGTCCCTGGTGGACGCGGGGCGGGCCTTCCCTGCCCTGGCCCCGGACGCGCCCTTCACGGGCGTGCAGGCGCAGTACTGGTCGGCCACCAGCAGCGGCTTCGACCCGGCGTGGGCCATGGCCCTGTATTTGGACAAGGGCGGGATTGGCGTGGGCATGAAGCAGGACCCGCACTACGCGGTGTGGGCGGTGCGGGGGAGATCCTCGCCCTGA
- a CDS encoding isochorismatase family protein — MERDLRHASSLLRHGNCVLVIIDMQAKLAPLMHGKERLVANVSRLARFAGIVGLPVVVTEQKNLGPTIEEIASVLPAGTEAIEKIAFDCFGCVPFQEKLWEHDRPNLVIAGIEAHICVTQTALSGLAGHGVHIISDAVASRREENRQVALTRLAQAGAVISSTEMFMYEVLRQAGTDEFRQVLPLVKED, encoded by the coding sequence ATGGAACGCGACCTGAGACACGCCTCATCCCTGCTCCGGCACGGCAACTGCGTGCTGGTGATCATCGACATGCAGGCCAAGCTGGCGCCGCTGATGCACGGCAAGGAGCGCCTGGTGGCCAACGTGTCGCGCCTGGCCCGTTTCGCGGGCATCGTGGGCCTGCCGGTGGTGGTCACGGAGCAGAAGAACCTGGGACCGACCATCGAGGAGATCGCCTCGGTCTTGCCCGCCGGCACCGAGGCCATCGAGAAGATCGCCTTTGACTGCTTTGGCTGCGTGCCTTTCCAGGAGAAGCTCTGGGAGCATGACCGGCCCAACCTGGTGATCGCGGGCATCGAGGCCCACATCTGCGTGACCCAGACCGCGCTGAGCGGCCTGGCCGGGCATGGGGTGCACATCATCAGCGACGCGGTGGCCAGCCGACGCGAGGAGAACCGCCAGGTGGCCCTGACCCGTTTGGCCCAGGCCGGGGCGGTGATCAGCAGCACCGAGATGTTCATGTACGAGGTGCTGCGCCAGGCGGGGACCGACGAGTTTAGGCAGGTGTTGCCGTTGGTGAAAGAGGACTAG
- a CDS encoding MCE family protein — MATHASNFKVGLFVIVGLAIGVGAIAWLGASQYLKGADKYVSFFNESVQGLQVDSTVRYRGVDVGRVKAIRVAPDSRLIEVVMEIQFEGDLSRELVAQLSSAGITGITFIELDRRKPDEVDQSPKIDFVAEYPIIPSRPSELQRIVSTLDEVMSQIKTINFKTMGEAMQDTLKSIQSLFGDRRLQVAMDRLADASVKLDQLVGRIDRAVGQKSLDVIVGDTKAVLAGAKGAVASAKRLVDELADDIKQMKLGATGQRVGRLVEGLEERSYQLSVEARITMENLRSASRSLQNLLERLEQDPSAVLFRDPPAKRPAQGGSK, encoded by the coding sequence ATGGCCACTCACGCCTCTAATTTCAAAGTCGGCCTGTTCGTAATCGTCGGCCTGGCCATCGGGGTGGGAGCCATCGCCTGGCTGGGGGCCTCCCAATACCTCAAGGGGGCCGACAAGTACGTCAGCTTCTTCAACGAGTCGGTGCAGGGCCTCCAGGTGGACAGCACGGTGCGCTACCGCGGGGTGGACGTGGGCCGGGTCAAGGCCATCCGGGTGGCCCCGGACTCGCGGCTCATCGAGGTGGTGATGGAGATCCAGTTCGAGGGCGATCTGTCCCGCGAGCTGGTGGCCCAGCTCTCCAGCGCGGGCATCACCGGCATCACCTTCATCGAGCTGGACCGGCGCAAACCCGACGAGGTGGACCAGTCGCCCAAGATCGACTTCGTGGCCGAGTATCCCATCATCCCCTCGCGCCCCTCGGAGTTGCAGCGCATCGTCAGCACCCTGGACGAAGTGATGAGCCAGATCAAGACCATCAACTTCAAGACCATGGGCGAGGCCATGCAGGACACCCTGAAGAGCATCCAGAGCCTGTTCGGCGACCGGCGGCTCCAGGTGGCCATGGACCGCTTGGCCGACGCCTCGGTGAAGCTGGACCAGCTGGTGGGGCGCATCGACCGGGCGGTGGGCCAGAAGTCGCTGGACGTGATCGTGGGTGACACCAAGGCGGTCCTGGCCGGGGCCAAGGGCGCGGTGGCTTCGGCCAAGCGCCTGGTGGACGAGCTGGCCGACGACATCAAGCAGATGAAGCTGGGCGCCACCGGCCAGCGGGTGGGCCGCCTGGTGGAGGGCCTGGAGGAGCGCTCCTACCAGCTCTCGGTGGAAGCCCGCATTACCATGGAAAACCTGCGTTCGGCCTCGCGCAGCCTCCAGAACCTCTTGGAGCGCCTGGAGCAAGACCCCAGCGCGGTGCTTTTCCGGGACCCCCCGGCCAAGCGCCCCGCGCAGGGAGGAAGCAAGTGA